One region of Zingiber officinale cultivar Zhangliang chromosome 7B, Zo_v1.1, whole genome shotgun sequence genomic DNA includes:
- the LOC122004718 gene encoding acidic endochitinase-like, protein MASPSHLLLIVFLLPALAAFSNAGNIAIYWGQNGNEGSLADTCNTGLYSYVMISFLTTFGNGQTPVLNLAGHCDPPSGTCIGLSDAIRQCQSQGIRVLLSLGGSSGSYSISSDDDATSVARYLWHNYLGGSSSSRPLGDAALDGIDFDIAQGTSDNYGYLAQSLLDLGSQAGTKVYLSAAPQCPFPDQLLGPALRAVTFDYVWVQFYNNPSCDYSSGVSGVAGAWRTWTSSLQSSTVFLGVPASTDAAGSGYIPPGDLTSQVLPAIKQASNYGGIMLWSRYFDRISGYSAAVQNSTQPKNLIPTNSTILIQVKIIQRCPDCNFS, encoded by the coding sequence ATGGCTTCTCCCTCTCATCTCCTACTCATCGTCTTCCTTCTTCCTGCTCTCGCCGCCTTCTCCAACGCCGGCAACATCGCCATCTACTGGGGCCAGAATGGCAACGAGGGCAGCTTGGCCGACACATGCAACACCGGTCTCTACTCCTACGTCATGATCTCCTTCCTGACCACCTTCGGCAACGGCCAAACCCCCGTCCTCAACCTCGCCGGCCACTGCGACCCTCCTTCAGGCACCTGCATCGGTCTCAGCGACGCCATCCGCCAGTGCCAGTCCCAAGGCATTAGGGTGCTTCTGTCGCTCGGCGGATCCAGCGGCAGCTACTCGATCTCCTCCGACGACGACGCGACGAGCGTAGCGAGGTACCTGTGGCACAACTACCTCGGCGGGTCGTCGAGCTCGCGGCCGCTGGGCGACGCGGCGCTCGACGGCATCGACTTCGATATCGCGCAAGGCACGTCGGACAACTACGGGTACCTGGCGCAGTCGCTTCTAGACCTGGGCAGCCAGGCGGGCACCAAAGTGTACCTGTCAGCGGCGCCGCAGTGCCCGTTCCCGGACCAGCTGCTGGGCCCGGCTCTGCGGGCCGTGACGTTCGACTACGTGTGGGTGCAATTCTACAACAACCCGAGCTGCGACTACAGCTCGGGGGTCAGCGGCGTCGCCGGAGCGTGGAGAACGTGGACCTCCAGCTTGCAGTCGTCGACTGTCTTCCTGGGGGTGCCGGCGTCGACGGATGCAGCAGGGAGCGGGTACATCCCTCCGGGCGACCTCACGTCGCAGGTGCTGCCTGCGATCAAGCAGGCGTCCAACTACGGCGGCATCATGCTGTGGAGTAGGTACTTCGACCGGATCAGTGGATACAGTGCTGCCGTACAGAACTCCACACAGCCAAAAAATTTAATTCCAACGAACTCTACAATTTTAATTCAAGTAAAAATTATTCAACGCTGCCCAGAttgtaatttttcttag
- the LOC122004185 gene encoding cyclin-dependent kinase B1-1-like isoform X2 produces MDDYVKLEKIGEGTYGKVYKAQDKKTGQLVALKKSRLEMDAEGIHPTTLREISLLQLLSQSIYIVQLLKVEQVKKNGKQLLYLVFEYLDLDLKKFIDSYRLAPVPSLVPSSVIRSFMYQLCKGVTHCHSHAVLHRDLKPQNLLVDKEKGILKIADLGLGRAFTIPLKSYTHEVVTLWYRAPEILLGATHYSTGVDVWSVGCIFAEMVRSKALFIGQSELQQLLCIFRLLGTPTEETWPGVSSLRDWHQYPQWRPHDLAQVVPSLEPEGIDLLSMLQYDPAKRISALKAMDHPYFNSLDKSQF; encoded by the exons ATGGATGACTACGTGAAGCTGGAGAAGATCGGCGAGGGGACGTACGGGAAGGTGTACAAGGCGCAGGACAAGAAGACGGGGCAGCTCGTTGCGCTCAAGAAGTCTCGCCTCGAGATGGACGCGGAAGGCATCCACCCCACTACTCTCCGGGAGATTTCCCTCCTTCAGTTGCTCTCCCAGTCCATTTACATCGTCCA GCTACTCAAAGTGGAGCAAGTGAAGAAGAACGGAAAGCAGCTTCTTTATCTGGTTTTTGAGTATTTGGATTTAGATCTCAAAAAGTTCATTGATTCCTACCGACTAGCACCCGTCCCCAGTCTTGTTCCTTCTTCAGTCATTCGG TCATTTATGTATCAATTGTGTAAAGGAGTTACACATTGCCATAGCCATGCCGTGCTTCACAG GGATCTGAAACCTCAAAATCTGCTTGTTGACAAAGAGAAAGGCATATTAAAGATTGCAGATCTTGGACTGGGAAGAGCCTTCACGATCCCTCTAAAGAGCTATACCCATGAG GTTGTAACACTTTGGTACAGGGCTCCAGAGATCTTGTTGGGAGCAACACATTACTCAACTGGGGTGGACGTTTGGTCTGTTGGATGCATTTTTG CTGAAATGGTGCGGAGCAAAGCACTTTTTATTGGTCAATCAGAACTACAGCAATTGCTTtgcattttcag GCTGCTGGGGACTCCAACTGAGGAGACATGGCCTGGAGTTAGCTCACTGCGGGATTGGCATCAATATCCACAGTGGAGACCTCATGACTTGGCTCAAGTAGTTCCATCGCTGGAACCCGAAGGGATCGACCTTTTGTCG ATGCTTCAATATGACCCAGCTAAAAGaatctcagctctaaaagcaatGGATCATCCCTACTTCAATTCTTTGGACAAGTCACAATTTTAG
- the LOC122004185 gene encoding cyclin-dependent kinase B1-1-like isoform X3 codes for MYQLCKGVTHCHSHAVLHRDLKPQNLLVDKEKGILKIADLGLGRAFTIPLKSYTHEVVTLWYRAPEILLGATHYSTGVDVWSVGCIFAEMVRSKALFIGQSELQQLLCIFRLLGTPTEETWPGVSSLRDWHQYPQWRPHDLAQVVPSLEPEGIDLLSKMLQYDPAKRISALKAMDHPYFNSLDKSQF; via the exons ATGTATCAATTGTGTAAAGGAGTTACACATTGCCATAGCCATGCCGTGCTTCACAG GGATCTGAAACCTCAAAATCTGCTTGTTGACAAAGAGAAAGGCATATTAAAGATTGCAGATCTTGGACTGGGAAGAGCCTTCACGATCCCTCTAAAGAGCTATACCCATGAG GTTGTAACACTTTGGTACAGGGCTCCAGAGATCTTGTTGGGAGCAACACATTACTCAACTGGGGTGGACGTTTGGTCTGTTGGATGCATTTTTG CTGAAATGGTGCGGAGCAAAGCACTTTTTATTGGTCAATCAGAACTACAGCAATTGCTTtgcattttcag GCTGCTGGGGACTCCAACTGAGGAGACATGGCCTGGAGTTAGCTCACTGCGGGATTGGCATCAATATCCACAGTGGAGACCTCATGACTTGGCTCAAGTAGTTCCATCGCTGGAACCCGAAGGGATCGACCTTTTGTCG AAGATGCTTCAATATGACCCAGCTAAAAGaatctcagctctaaaagcaatGGATCATCCCTACTTCAATTCTTTGGACAAGTCACAATTTTAG
- the LOC122004185 gene encoding cyclin-dependent kinase B1-1-like isoform X1, with translation MDDYVKLEKIGEGTYGKVYKAQDKKTGQLVALKKSRLEMDAEGIHPTTLREISLLQLLSQSIYIVQLLKVEQVKKNGKQLLYLVFEYLDLDLKKFIDSYRLAPVPSLVPSSVIRSFMYQLCKGVTHCHSHAVLHRDLKPQNLLVDKEKGILKIADLGLGRAFTIPLKSYTHEVVTLWYRAPEILLGATHYSTGVDVWSVGCIFAEMVRSKALFIGQSELQQLLCIFRLLGTPTEETWPGVSSLRDWHQYPQWRPHDLAQVVPSLEPEGIDLLSKMLQYDPAKRISALKAMDHPYFNSLDKSQF, from the exons ATGGATGACTACGTGAAGCTGGAGAAGATCGGCGAGGGGACGTACGGGAAGGTGTACAAGGCGCAGGACAAGAAGACGGGGCAGCTCGTTGCGCTCAAGAAGTCTCGCCTCGAGATGGACGCGGAAGGCATCCACCCCACTACTCTCCGGGAGATTTCCCTCCTTCAGTTGCTCTCCCAGTCCATTTACATCGTCCA GCTACTCAAAGTGGAGCAAGTGAAGAAGAACGGAAAGCAGCTTCTTTATCTGGTTTTTGAGTATTTGGATTTAGATCTCAAAAAGTTCATTGATTCCTACCGACTAGCACCCGTCCCCAGTCTTGTTCCTTCTTCAGTCATTCGG TCATTTATGTATCAATTGTGTAAAGGAGTTACACATTGCCATAGCCATGCCGTGCTTCACAG GGATCTGAAACCTCAAAATCTGCTTGTTGACAAAGAGAAAGGCATATTAAAGATTGCAGATCTTGGACTGGGAAGAGCCTTCACGATCCCTCTAAAGAGCTATACCCATGAG GTTGTAACACTTTGGTACAGGGCTCCAGAGATCTTGTTGGGAGCAACACATTACTCAACTGGGGTGGACGTTTGGTCTGTTGGATGCATTTTTG CTGAAATGGTGCGGAGCAAAGCACTTTTTATTGGTCAATCAGAACTACAGCAATTGCTTtgcattttcag GCTGCTGGGGACTCCAACTGAGGAGACATGGCCTGGAGTTAGCTCACTGCGGGATTGGCATCAATATCCACAGTGGAGACCTCATGACTTGGCTCAAGTAGTTCCATCGCTGGAACCCGAAGGGATCGACCTTTTGTCG AAGATGCTTCAATATGACCCAGCTAAAAGaatctcagctctaaaagcaatGGATCATCCCTACTTCAATTCTTTGGACAAGTCACAATTTTAG
- the LOC122007095 gene encoding pentatricopeptide repeat-containing protein At1g80150, mitochondrial-like — MLSLRTVRRICAAIDAASVTCIVAGLSKLRKRSDFSVCAGESGCPDDFPTISACKAAVLNNRPRPKPRLEKETSSTRNCQGPLQNSEPALFKLKKEKDPEKLFHLFKSNATNRLVIENRFAFEDTVSRLAGARRFDLIEHLLEHQKTLPQGRREGFIVRIIMLYGKARMPDHALQTFRQMHLFSCPRTVKSFNAILKVLSQACKYQDAQMLLDECATKYGIALDEISYNITIKLMCEMGDLDSAYLIMVEMEKAGLKADVVTYTTLISAFYKNGRGEIGNGLWNLMVLRGCLPNLATFNVRIQYLINRMRAWQANELIHLMLKGGPKPDEMTYNLIIKGFCMMGEFDMAEKIFYALRRRGCEPNSKIYQTMVHYFCEGGDFDFAFRLCKDSMERNWFPSVGTIDKLLKGLMSISKHQNAKEILKLVEARSSYSSNEVKELENLLTCDSKQQSQ, encoded by the coding sequence ATGCTCTCTTTGCGCACCGTTCGTCGAATCTGTGCTGCAATCGATGCAGCTAGCGTGACGTGTATTGTTGCTGGTCTATCGAAACTGAGAAAAAGATCGGATTTTTCTGTATGTGCCGGCGAATCTGGCTGTCCTGACGATTTCCCTACCATCTCTGCATGCAAAGCGGCGGTGTTGAACAATCGTCCTAGACCGAAGCCTCGTCTGGAGAAAGAGACCTCATCGACCCGCAATTGTCAGGGTCCACTACAAAACAGCGAGCCTGCTCTATTCAAGCTCAAAAAAGAGAAGGATCCAGAGAAGCTCTTCCATCTCTTCAAATCCAATGCAACCAACCGCCTTGTAATCGAGAACCGCTTTGCATTTGAGGATACAGTATCACGTCTTGCGGGTGCCAGACGTTTTGAcctcatcgaacacctccttgagCACCAAAAGACACTTCCCCAGGGTCGTCGTGAAGGATTCATTGTTCGGATCATAATGCTATATGGGAAAGCAAGGATGCCTGATCATGCCCTGCAGACATTCCGTCAAATGCACCTGTTTAGCTGCCCAAGAACGGTTAAATCATTCAATGCGATACTTAAAGTATTGTCTCAAGCCTGCAAGTATCAGGATGCCCAGATGCTTTTAGACGAGTGTGCTACGAAATATGGAATAGCGTTGGATGAGATTTCTTATAATATCACTATCAAGTTAATGTGTGAAATGGGTGATCTGGATTCTGCTTACTTAATCATGGTAGAGATGGAGAAGGCTGGGCTTAAGGCAGATGTTGTTACATACACAACACTCATATCTGCATTTTATAAGAATGGGCGTGGCGAGATTGGCAATGGATTGTGGAATCTGATGGTGCTTCGAGGCTGTTTGCCAAATTTAGCTACTTTTAATGTTAGAATTCAGTATTTGATCAACAGAATGAGGGCTTGGCAAGCCAATGAGTTAATACACTTAATGTTGAAAGGTGGTCCAAAACCAGATGAAATGACATACAACTTGATTATCAAAGGTTTTTGTATGATGGGTGAGTTTGATATGGCTGAGAAAATTTTCTATGCTTTGCGCAGAAGGGGATGCGAGCCAAACAGCAAGATTTATCAAACTATGGTGCATTACTTCTGTGAAGGAGGAGATTTTGATTTTGCATTTAGGTTGTGCAAGGATAGCATGGAGAGGAATTGGTTCCCAAGTGTTGGCACCATTGATAAGCTATTGAAAGGCCTTATGAGTATTTCAAAGCATCAGAAtgcgaaagaaattttaaaattagttgagGCGAGGAGTTCATATTCGAGTAATGAAGTCAAAGAATTGGAAAACTTGTTAACTTGCGATAGTAAACAGCAGAGTCAGTGA